AACGCGGCCATCTCGATGGCTATGACCCCCGCACCGAGGACGGCCACGGTATGCACCGGCGAGTTGCGCTCTGGATCCCAGAGGGAGGGTTCCGTGATGGCCCGGTCACCGGTGACCACTCCCGGCAAGTCGTCGCCCTGGAAGGGGGGGCGCACCGAGCGGGCGCCCGTGGCCAGCAGGAGCCTGGTTCCGCTGATCTCATCGACGCTCCCGTCCTCTTTTGTCACACGGGCCCTTTTCTCTCCCTCCCAGTGGGTTACACAGCCGGTCCCCCGGACCGCCCTGGCACCCGCCATGCGGAGCGACGTGGCCGAGCCCTGGCGGAGTTTGTCCACGACGGATTCCACCCTGGTCCAGAGCCCCTCCCTGGGGCCTCTCCCTCCTATGATGTGGGCGTAGAGGGCCTTGGTGGGGATGCATCCCCTGTTGAGGCAGACCCCTCCCAGGCGATCCTTCTCCACGAGGACGGTCTTCA
The genomic region above belongs to Thermovirga sp. and contains:
- a CDS encoding NAD(P)/FAD-dependent oxidoreductase, which codes for MYDLVILGGGPGGLRAADLAAAAGMKTVLVEKDRLGGVCLNRGCIPTKALYAHIIGGRGPREGLWTRVESVVDKLRQGSATSLRMAGARAVRGTGCVTHWEGEKRARVTKEDGSVDEISGTRLLLATGARSVRPPFQGDDLPGVVTGDRAITEPSLWDPERNSPVHTVAVLGAGVIAIEMAA